TCGACGGCGTCCGCCAGGCTGTCGCCGACGAGCGTCACCTCCGTTTCCGCGCCGCGGGGAATACCGCGCGGCATGATGGTGACGAGATTGGGCGCGATGGCGCCCGCCACGAAACTGAACAGGATACTGCCCAGAATCGCGAGGATATGGAATTGATGCTTGCGCATATCAGTACTTCCGATCGGCACGGGCCGTTACTTCCTCAGACGATATTCTGGATGACGCTGCCGCCCCGGATAATATCGATGGGGCGGTTGCCGGCGCTCATGAGGCGCTCGCTGGGATCGATGCCGAGCTGGGTGTATATGGTGGCGCCGAGATCATTGGGCGTCACAATGTTGTCGGTGGGCTCGGTGCCCTGGGCATTGGTGGCGCCGTGGATAATGCCGCCCTTGATGCCGCCGCCGGCGAGGGCCACGCTGAAGGCCTTTGGCCAGTGATCGCGGCCGCCGTCCTTGTTCAACTTGGCCGTGCGGCCGAATTCCGTGGCCAGAATGACCATCGTGGACTGGAGCAGGCCGCGGCGATCAAGATCCCGAATAAGGGTGGAAAGTCCCTGGTCGATGGAGGGGAACTGACCTTCCATGGCCCGCTTGATCCCGATGTGCATGTCCCATCCGCCGTCGCTGACGGTGATGAAACGCGCGCCGCCCTCGACGAGACGGCGGGCCAGCAACAGGCGCTGGCCGAAAGCGTGGCGACCGTATTCATCGCGGATCTCCGCCGGTTCGGCATCGATATTGAAAGCCTCGCGGGCATCCTGGGAACTGATGAGGGAGTAGGCGCGCTGGTAGTAGGAGTTCATGGCCTCCAGGGCGTCGCTCTTTTCGAGGGCGTTGAAGTGGCTGTCCACGGACGCCAGCAGGCTCTTGCGCTTTTCCATGCGCTCGGGGGTCACGCCCTCGGGCAGATTCAGGTCGCGCACTTTGAAGCCGTTGGTGGCCGGTTCGCCGCCCACGGAAAAGGCGCCATAGGCCGAGCTCAGGTAACCCGTGCCGTAGTAGGGAATGTCCGCCATGGGGATACTGACATAGGGGGGGATGTTGTTTCTGGAGCCCAGCTTGTGGGAGATGACGGAGCCAAAGCTGGGGTACTGGATGGCGGGGCTGGGGCGGTAGCCCGTGAGCATGTTGTGCTGGCCGCGCTCGTGGGCCGCTTCGCCATGGCTCATGGAACGAATGACGGTCATCTTGTCCGCCACCTGCGCCAGGCGCTGGAGCTGGCCGCCAAAGTACTCGCCGGTATTCGTTTGAACCGATCCCAGCTCGCCCCGATATTCGATGGGGGCGTAGGGTTTGGGATCAAAAGTATCGATATGGGTCATGCCGCCCGACAGGAAGATGAAGATGGCGGATTGGGCTTTGGGCACGATACCCGCCGCGGCTTCCTGGGCCTGAAGCTGGAAATAGTCGCCCAGAGTAAGCCCCAGTCCACCCAGGACGCCCACCTTCAGGAAGGCACGGCGGCTCGGACCAGCGCAGGGTTGGGTGACGGGTGTTTCACTGCTTGTCCGGAGAATGTTGGGGGAAAACTGCTTAATCATGAAAGTATCATCCTCATAAAAACCGTTGGGGGTAGGACACTTAACTCACATTTGATCCGAAACGGAACGTTCCAAACATCCGGACCTTGACATGCCATCCACAGTCCGCAGACTTCCCGATTGCGGGCCCGATCAACATCGAACCAAGCCTGCGCGCACTTAAAGTACGACGGGCGTTGCACTTGCAACACCTACACCACGCCTGTGTCTGGGTTATAGTCTCGCCATATCGTATGTTTATCCCCGCAACAGGCAAAAAGTTTCCTGCGG
Above is a window of Candidatus Hydrogenedentota bacterium DNA encoding:
- a CDS encoding DUF1501 domain-containing protein, with the protein product MIKQFSPNILRTSSETPVTQPCAGPSRRAFLKVGVLGGLGLTLGDYFQLQAQEAAAGIVPKAQSAIFIFLSGGMTHIDTFDPKPYAPIEYRGELGSVQTNTGEYFGGQLQRLAQVADKMTVIRSMSHGEAAHERGQHNMLTGYRPSPAIQYPSFGSVISHKLGSRNNIPPYVSIPMADIPYYGTGYLSSAYGAFSVGGEPATNGFKVRDLNLPEGVTPERMEKRKSLLASVDSHFNALEKSDALEAMNSYYQRAYSLISSQDAREAFNIDAEPAEIRDEYGRHAFGQRLLLARRLVEGGARFITVSDGGWDMHIGIKRAMEGQFPSIDQGLSTLIRDLDRRGLLQSTMVILATEFGRTAKLNKDGGRDHWPKAFSVALAGGGIKGGIIHGATNAQGTEPTDNIVTPNDLGATIYTQLGIDPSERLMSAGNRPIDIIRGGSVIQNIV